One Alkalicoccus halolimnae DNA segment encodes these proteins:
- a CDS encoding YusW family protein: MKKITHISVVSAGTLFLTACGDAEDNSEENVELNDEAEYTEENSINEEPEEEPADLEEENEENWFHDEEDVESDNNEETEGTESTYNYGAEELSLLIEQDDGASLEYDYENTGDEPTGMVTIIDGETTETEGTEAVNEIEEMMQEIQVLPDSDETTAQEEVLNYLEMEEEAVAAFELSIEFSDEEQLEVTH; encoded by the coding sequence ATGAAAAAAATCACACATATCTCTGTTGTAAGTGCAGGCACACTGTTTTTAACTGCCTGTGGCGATGCAGAGGATAATTCTGAAGAAAACGTTGAGCTTAATGATGAAGCTGAGTACACAGAAGAAAACAGTATCAATGAAGAACCGGAAGAAGAACCTGCCGACCTTGAAGAAGAAAATGAAGAGAACTGGTTCCACGATGAAGAAGATGTGGAGTCTGACAACAACGAAGAAACAGAAGGAACCGAGTCCACTTATAACTATGGTGCAGAAGAACTTTCACTGCTTATCGAACAGGATGACGGCGCCAGCCTGGAATATGATTATGAAAATACAGGTGATGAACCAACCGGAATGGTGACTATCATTGACGGAGAAACAACCGAAACGGAAGGAACAGAAGCCGTGAATGAAATAGAAGAAATGATGCAGGAGATCCAGGTCCTTCCTGATTCTGACGAGACTACTGCGCAGGAAGAAGTTTTGAATTATTTAGAGATGGAGGAAGAGGCAGTCGCAGCTTTTGAGCTTTCCATCGAATTTTCCGATGAAGAACAACTGGAAGTGACACACTAA
- a CDS encoding OsmC family protein has translation MSGALYARQIPPYPDKIKTTAHGTIEAPEGVLKVTKIACHYHLKIPKGKKEAAERVLNVFEKKCPVAQTLKGCVTFEHSWEIEEYEA, from the coding sequence TTGTCCGGCGCGCTGTATGCGCGTCAAATACCTCCTTATCCTGATAAAATCAAAACCACTGCGCATGGAACGATTGAAGCTCCAGAGGGAGTGTTGAAAGTAACGAAAATTGCCTGTCATTATCATTTGAAAATTCCAAAAGGCAAAAAGGAAGCTGCTGAGCGGGTGTTAAATGTTTTTGAAAAGAAATGTCCGGTAGCTCAAACTTTGAAAGGCTGTGTCACGTTTGAACATTCCTGGGAAATAGAAGAATATGAAGCATAG
- a CDS encoding AIM24 family protein, with the protein MGHYSIREFVNKTKERESTQEAFDLETDRILNIELTGELWAKIDSMISYNGEIRFEREKLMEHGMDRMVKKVFTSEGNELMKASGRGTLYLSDQGKKITILDLNGEKIIVNGNDLLAFEPSVNWDIRMMKKAAGMMSGGLFNILLEGSGKAAITTYYEPLTLIVKPGTPVLTDPGATVAWSGSLQPELKTDINYRTFLGRGSGESIQMKFEGDGFVIVQPCFEGKM; encoded by the coding sequence GTGGGTCACTATTCAATCCGGGAATTTGTCAATAAAACGAAGGAAAGAGAAAGCACGCAGGAAGCGTTCGACCTGGAAACAGACCGGATATTAAATATTGAATTAACCGGAGAACTGTGGGCAAAAATCGATTCGATGATTTCCTATAATGGAGAAATAAGATTCGAGCGGGAAAAGCTGATGGAGCACGGCATGGACCGTATGGTGAAAAAAGTATTTACGAGTGAAGGAAATGAATTGATGAAGGCGTCCGGGAGAGGAACACTGTATCTTTCTGATCAGGGAAAGAAAATCACGATTCTCGATTTAAACGGGGAGAAAATTATAGTAAATGGTAATGATCTGCTGGCATTTGAACCTTCTGTAAACTGGGATATTCGTATGATGAAAAAAGCGGCAGGAATGATGTCAGGAGGACTGTTCAATATTTTATTGGAAGGAAGCGGGAAAGCAGCAATTACTACTTATTATGAGCCGCTGACGCTGATAGTAAAGCCGGGCACACCGGTACTGACGGATCCTGGTGCTACCGTTGCATGGTCAGGAAGTTTGCAGCCGGAATTAAAAACGGATATAAACTATCGCACGTTTCTCGGACGGGGTAGCGGGGAATCGATTCAAATGAAATTCGAAGGTGATGGATTTGTAATCGTTCAGCCATGCTTTGAAGGCAAAATGTAA
- a CDS encoding dimethylarginine dimethylaminohydrolase family protein, producing the protein MTYSNKQVKVQGERWFPSDKIFSEEMKDLWGDWYCDSETGKLKTVLMHRPGKELDHITYDNFLDYRFRGPINAEIARREHDELAALYRNHGVKVHYIDNQREDRPNALFMRDLMLMTPEGAIISRPASASRRGEEKAVARTLAALGVPIIKTINGDGYFEGANVLWIDRENVVLGTGSRTNEAGAAQVEAELRNLGVKNIIHVPIPYGSIHLDGFMCMADSNKMVVFPWHLPYDAARKLQDIGIELIEADHISEIKEGMALNFVALEPGKIIMPSGNPETKKLLESHGIDVLEAELNELMKGWGAVHCTTASLKREPAERTQPAVKKGGE; encoded by the coding sequence ATGACCTATTCAAATAAGCAGGTAAAAGTTCAGGGAGAGCGCTGGTTCCCGTCAGATAAGATCTTTTCAGAAGAGATGAAAGATCTATGGGGAGACTGGTACTGTGATTCGGAAACGGGTAAACTGAAAACAGTTTTAATGCACCGACCAGGAAAGGAATTGGACCATATAACCTATGATAACTTCCTGGATTACCGGTTCCGCGGGCCTATAAATGCAGAAATAGCACGTCGGGAGCATGATGAACTTGCTGCTTTGTACCGGAATCATGGGGTAAAAGTTCATTACATAGACAATCAGAGAGAAGACCGTCCCAATGCTCTATTTATGAGGGATTTAATGCTGATGACCCCGGAAGGAGCCATTATTTCCCGTCCGGCTTCAGCTTCCCGCCGAGGGGAAGAGAAAGCCGTCGCCCGCACGCTTGCTGCTTTAGGCGTACCCATTATAAAAACAATAAACGGAGACGGATACTTCGAGGGGGCAAACGTGCTTTGGATAGACCGGGAAAACGTGGTTCTCGGCACAGGAAGCCGGACCAATGAAGCAGGCGCCGCCCAGGTGGAAGCAGAGCTGCGTAATCTGGGAGTCAAAAATATTATCCATGTGCCTATCCCTTATGGATCCATTCATCTGGATGGCTTTATGTGCATGGCTGATTCGAATAAGATGGTCGTTTTCCCCTGGCACCTCCCTTATGATGCTGCACGGAAACTTCAGGATATCGGCATCGAACTGATCGAAGCTGATCATATCAGCGAAATCAAAGAAGGAATGGCACTGAATTTCGTAGCATTGGAACCCGGTAAAATTATCATGCCTTCCGGAAACCCGGAAACGAAAAAACTGCTTGAAAGTCACGGAATAGACGTTCTTGAAGCAGAACTCAATGAGCTGATGAAGGGGTGGGGAGCCGTGCACTGCACTACTGCTTCCTTGAAAAGGGAGCCGGCAGAACGTACGCAGCCTGCTGTTAAAAAAGGAGGTGAGTAA
- a CDS encoding IS110 family transposase — protein MKFKMQDQQNQRIARISSSHLIIGVDIAQHHHVARAVNYRGIAFGKPLAFENNEEGFTRLLDRIAAWKEASGCTTEIVGMEPTGHYWLNLTAWLKGRQIDVVTVNPHLVKKNKENRDHIQSKSDAKDALVIADMVKNGYYSQIHPTSETFDSLRVLMANREVLVKRRVATINQLHRWVDIVFPELREVFQDLQSKGAIATLRLFPMPKQLRELDVADVIHGWKTGMKRHAGHRKAETLLAVAKRSVGSTQAPEAYLLHLDQLLEEWDLVTAQLERVEHEVAATLEHVTYRHSFLAIDGISDLSLAGILGEAGDIRGFAHGNALLRHAGLHLAEASSGKWKGQVVLSKRGRSRLRRCLYLATLSLIKNNADFRHLHHVNVQGKKMKKMKSVMKLMGKLARILVALARGGEPYCSEKVRPLPSAV, from the coding sequence ATGAAGTTTAAAATGCAGGACCAACAAAATCAACGGATTGCCCGTATTTCTTCCAGCCACCTGATTATCGGGGTGGATATTGCCCAGCATCACCACGTGGCACGTGCTGTCAATTACCGGGGCATCGCCTTTGGTAAGCCGTTGGCTTTTGAAAACAACGAGGAAGGGTTTACCCGGCTTCTCGACAGGATCGCTGCGTGGAAGGAAGCGAGCGGCTGTACGACCGAAATCGTCGGGATGGAGCCGACCGGCCATTACTGGCTGAACCTGACCGCCTGGCTGAAGGGCCGGCAGATCGATGTTGTCACCGTTAATCCCCACCTGGTCAAAAAGAATAAAGAAAACCGGGATCATATCCAGTCCAAAAGCGATGCCAAAGACGCCCTCGTGATTGCCGACATGGTTAAAAACGGCTATTACAGCCAGATCCATCCCACGTCGGAAACGTTCGACTCGCTCCGGGTGCTCATGGCCAACCGGGAGGTGCTCGTGAAACGGCGCGTTGCGACCATCAATCAGCTGCACCGCTGGGTCGATATTGTCTTCCCGGAACTCCGGGAGGTCTTTCAGGATCTCCAAAGCAAAGGGGCCATCGCTACCCTGCGGCTGTTCCCCATGCCGAAACAACTGCGGGAGCTGGACGTGGCGGACGTGATCCACGGATGGAAAACAGGGATGAAACGTCACGCCGGCCACCGGAAAGCGGAAACGCTGCTTGCGGTGGCGAAACGGTCCGTGGGAAGCACGCAGGCGCCGGAGGCGTATCTCCTGCACCTGGACCAGCTGCTCGAAGAATGGGACCTGGTCACGGCCCAGCTGGAACGGGTGGAACACGAGGTGGCTGCCACCCTGGAGCACGTGACCTACCGCCACTCCTTCCTTGCCATCGATGGGATCAGCGATCTCTCCCTGGCGGGGATTCTGGGGGAAGCCGGTGATATTCGTGGTTTTGCCCATGGTAATGCGCTCTTACGTCATGCCGGCCTGCACCTGGCCGAAGCGAGCTCCGGCAAATGGAAAGGACAAGTGGTCCTCTCCAAACGCGGAAGGTCCCGGCTGAGGCGCTGTTTATACCTGGCCACGCTGAGCCTGATCAAAAACAACGCGGATTTCCGGCACCTCCACCACGTCAATGTGCAGGGCAAAAAGATGAAAAAGATGAAGTCGGTCATGAAACTGATGGGCAAGCTGGCACGAATCCTCGTGGCCCTCGCCAGAGGGGGAGAACCCTACTGTTCAGAGAAAGTCCGACCGCTTCCGTCTGCTGTCTAG
- a CDS encoding aminoglycoside phosphotransferase family protein, with the protein MSFLPEHFQRTIKNIHHKKGENWLRNFPELVDYSERKWGMKMLAPFELSYNYVAPIQCGDGSRAVIKFTVSEKEYRTETEALRCFNNSGAVKLLDTDAERGIMLLECIQPGTMLAEVKEEEMTALAAAEVMKKLWKPASAKNSLPDMSSKVESMKRIYVNNKQGLGSVSKRTLKEALTIFQQLANSQKQLYLLHGDLHHYNILRGEREPWLAIDPKGMIGERESDVIPFLLNKLPDQHKKAVIKKRISIFVKELQLNEEKILLWGFAQAVLAYCWSIEDGNLHPSFLEAACVFRDLLR; encoded by the coding sequence ATGAGCTTTTTGCCTGAACATTTTCAGCGTACAATTAAAAATATTCATCACAAGAAAGGGGAAAACTGGCTTCGTAATTTCCCTGAGCTCGTTGATTACAGCGAACGTAAATGGGGGATGAAAATGCTGGCCCCGTTTGAGCTGTCCTATAATTATGTGGCTCCGATACAATGCGGGGATGGAAGCAGGGCTGTCATAAAATTTACAGTTTCTGAGAAAGAATATCGGACAGAAACAGAAGCGCTCCGCTGCTTCAATAATTCCGGAGCCGTAAAACTGCTCGATACAGATGCAGAAAGAGGCATTATGCTTTTAGAATGTATTCAACCCGGAACCATGCTTGCAGAGGTAAAAGAAGAAGAAATGACGGCTTTAGCAGCAGCAGAGGTGATGAAAAAGCTTTGGAAACCTGCTTCAGCAAAAAACAGCCTGCCGGATATGTCTTCAAAAGTGGAGTCTATGAAGCGTATTTACGTAAATAATAAACAAGGACTGGGATCGGTATCAAAAAGAACTTTAAAAGAGGCCTTAACAATATTTCAACAGCTTGCAAACAGCCAGAAACAGCTCTATCTCCTGCACGGTGATCTTCATCATTACAATATCCTTCGAGGGGAAAGGGAACCGTGGCTTGCCATTGATCCAAAAGGAATGATTGGGGAAAGAGAATCTGACGTAATTCCCTTTCTGTTAAATAAGCTCCCTGATCAGCATAAGAAGGCCGTTATAAAAAAGCGGATATCTATTTTTGTGAAAGAGCTCCAATTAAACGAAGAAAAAATTCTGCTATGGGGTTTTGCCCAGGCCGTCCTGGCTTATTGCTGGAGTATCGAAGACGGGAATTTACATCCTTCCTTTTTGGAAGCAGCCTGCGTTTTCAGGGATTTATTACGGTGA
- a CDS encoding HAD family hydrolase, whose translation MKAVLFDFDGTLADTLPCIYHSFQEVFLKYDNKKLNDEEVRAMFGPPENEIIYKNLEHSEKEKAVEYFFQTYSENHERLVKENKEVTKMLHELSRHFSLGIITGKSRRGLEISLEILGMKHYFDVLIPGDEVKNIKPHPEGVQTALASLHAAPSEAIFAGDSDSDIETGIKAGVHSAGAQWLPNLQQTSFTVKPDAVFKHAEEFEVYCLRQTE comes from the coding sequence ATGAAAGCAGTTTTATTTGATTTCGACGGCACGCTCGCTGATACGCTGCCTTGTATTTATCATTCTTTCCAGGAAGTTTTTTTGAAGTACGATAATAAAAAATTAAATGATGAAGAGGTCCGGGCTATGTTCGGTCCGCCGGAAAACGAAATTATATACAAAAACCTGGAACACAGCGAAAAAGAAAAAGCGGTTGAATATTTTTTCCAGACTTATTCAGAAAACCATGAACGTCTCGTAAAAGAAAATAAAGAAGTTACAAAGATGCTGCATGAGCTTTCCCGTCACTTTTCTTTGGGAATTATTACTGGTAAATCAAGAAGAGGGTTGGAAATTTCACTTGAGATTCTTGGTATGAAGCATTATTTTGATGTACTCATTCCAGGAGATGAAGTCAAAAATATTAAACCTCATCCGGAAGGCGTGCAAACAGCTCTCGCTTCTCTGCACGCCGCTCCTTCAGAAGCTATTTTTGCAGGTGACAGCGACAGTGATATCGAAACAGGAATAAAAGCAGGCGTCCATTCAGCGGGAGCCCAATGGCTGCCGAATCTTCAACAGACTTCCTTTACTGTGAAGCCGGACGCCGTATTTAAGCATGCTGAAGAATTTGAAGTGTACTGCCTTCGTCAGACGGAGTAA
- a CDS encoding protein adenylyltransferase SelO, with translation MSIRNEQIQPGWNLEHSYTALPEKFFRKIELNPVHSPKMILLNRELASSLGLDPDELQSEKGASILAGNELPAGSLPLAQAYAGHQFGNFTMLGDGRALLIGEQITPFGKRVDIQLKGSGRTPYSRGGDGRASLGPMLREYIISEAMYALGIPTNRSLSVVRTGESVIRETKQPGAVLTRTAASHLRVGTFQFALGGGTEEDVKALADYALERHFPGADRAENRYLFLLKEVIRRQAELIADWQLVGFIHGVMNTDNMAISGETIDYGPCAFMNSYDPNTVFSSIDVQGRYSYGNQPRIAGWNLARFAETLVPLIDEDQEKAVELAQAELSSYLDLYHQNWLHGMRKKLGLSLEVEKDESLFNDLLDLMQEYEADYTNTFRALTFQKCEELPFSDTVKFMDWKARWKERLQTEQKSEKEVQEMMQSHNPAVIPRNHRVEEALEAAVQRGDYSVVKKLINVLADPYAHTPEQEAYCSPPPESSGPYQTYCGT, from the coding sequence ATGTCTATAAGAAATGAACAAATACAGCCGGGTTGGAATTTAGAACACAGTTATACAGCTCTTCCAGAGAAGTTTTTCAGAAAAATAGAATTAAACCCCGTCCACTCTCCTAAAATGATCTTGTTGAACAGGGAACTCGCGTCCTCTCTAGGACTGGATCCGGATGAGCTTCAGAGTGAAAAAGGAGCTTCCATTCTCGCTGGAAATGAACTTCCTGCAGGCTCCCTGCCGCTTGCCCAGGCTTATGCGGGTCATCAATTTGGTAACTTCACTATGCTTGGGGACGGACGTGCTCTACTGATTGGTGAACAGATAACACCTTTCGGAAAGCGGGTTGATATTCAGCTGAAAGGCTCCGGCAGAACCCCCTATTCCCGTGGAGGAGATGGACGGGCTTCTCTAGGTCCGATGCTCCGGGAATATATTATTAGTGAAGCGATGTATGCACTCGGTATTCCTACGAACCGTTCGCTGTCTGTCGTACGGACAGGGGAATCCGTTATCCGCGAAACAAAGCAGCCCGGTGCTGTGCTTACTAGAACTGCCGCCAGTCACCTGCGCGTCGGAACCTTTCAATTTGCTTTAGGAGGCGGTACCGAAGAAGATGTAAAGGCTCTTGCTGATTATGCCCTCGAAAGGCATTTCCCGGGTGCTGACCGTGCAGAAAATCGTTATTTATTTTTACTGAAAGAAGTGATCAGACGCCAGGCGGAGCTGATTGCTGACTGGCAGCTTGTCGGGTTCATACATGGAGTGATGAATACCGATAACATGGCGATCAGCGGAGAAACGATTGATTACGGCCCTTGTGCGTTTATGAACAGCTATGATCCAAATACGGTGTTCAGCTCCATCGATGTCCAGGGCCGCTATTCCTACGGTAACCAGCCGCGCATCGCAGGCTGGAACCTTGCCCGGTTTGCTGAAACACTCGTTCCGTTAATTGATGAGGATCAGGAAAAAGCCGTAGAACTGGCTCAGGCCGAGCTCTCCAGCTATCTGGATTTGTATCACCAGAACTGGCTTCACGGCATGCGAAAAAAACTCGGTCTTTCATTGGAAGTAGAGAAAGATGAATCATTATTCAATGATCTTCTTGATTTGATGCAGGAGTATGAGGCGGATTACACGAATACTTTCCGTGCCCTTACTTTCCAAAAATGCGAAGAGCTCCCTTTTTCTGATACGGTGAAATTCATGGATTGGAAAGCCCGCTGGAAGGAGCGCCTTCAGACAGAACAAAAATCGGAAAAAGAAGTGCAGGAAATGATGCAGTCTCATAACCCGGCTGTTATCCCGAGAAACCACCGGGTGGAAGAAGCTTTGGAAGCTGCGGTTCAGCGCGGAGATTACAGTGTGGTGAAGAAGCTTATAAACGTTCTGGCAGACCCTTACGCCCACACGCCTGAGCAGGAAGCTTACTGCAGCCCTCCACCAGAATCCTCCGGCCCATATCAGACTTATTGCGGGACGTAA
- a CDS encoding uracil-DNA glycosylase has product MHIPEKLADEGKEILASFPVEGFVYGKGPENAAFMLVGEAPGETEIHNGVPFSGRAGKELMKFLEKLNLSREEVYITSAVRSRPYRWGEKKDKHGNVVKRKYNRPPTAKEILGHAPLLDYEIEHVKAPIIVTLGNIGLKRLLGPGYKITEQHGRVLRGPVQKYNEGTYSWTEKEFSIFPTFHPASVFYNRRLEEVIQEDIEALKKLL; this is encoded by the coding sequence ATGCACATACCTGAAAAGTTAGCTGACGAAGGAAAAGAAATACTGGCTTCTTTTCCAGTGGAAGGATTTGTTTACGGAAAGGGCCCGGAAAATGCTGCATTTATGCTCGTAGGGGAGGCTCCGGGTGAAACGGAAATACATAATGGCGTTCCCTTCAGCGGGAGAGCAGGGAAAGAGCTGATGAAGTTTCTGGAGAAATTAAATCTATCGAGAGAAGAGGTCTATATTACGAGTGCTGTTCGGAGCCGGCCATACCGCTGGGGGGAGAAAAAAGACAAACACGGAAATGTTGTAAAACGAAAATATAACCGACCCCCGACAGCTAAAGAAATTCTGGGTCACGCCCCGCTTCTTGATTATGAAATAGAACATGTAAAGGCTCCGATAATCGTAACTTTAGGGAACATAGGACTAAAAAGACTGCTGGGTCCGGGCTATAAAATAACGGAACAGCACGGAAGAGTCCTTCGGGGGCCGGTTCAAAAATATAACGAAGGCACTTACAGCTGGACAGAGAAAGAGTTCAGTATTTTCCCTACTTTTCATCCCGCTTCTGTTTTTTACAACCGCCGGCTGGAAGAGGTTATTCAGGAGGATATTGAGGCACTGAAAAAATTGCTGTAA
- a CDS encoding STAS domain-containing protein: MLEKPSKKVAGLEFDWNTAEGLFSFEGEDAVLFWITSAMKEFFDAIEEVSGEEAARVVLETTGFRQGLVVGKYFTDMNVSAAEASKLITSTYAAAGWGLAEIHYLKEEEATLEVHLKNSWEYKINVAQNKEQGGNFLPAHYAGIFTGLFGRNVWYEVLHYQIEGFEESVIRYFPSSENVEKNIHQLARTNEEKQIQQLERLVQEQTGELNALVKELSSPIIPVLEGIVVIPLLGAYDEERTEELLHKTLENLPAYKAKYVVLDLTGLNDNFTVHAASLIEKLGGAASLIGTDTILVGISPKVGMTINSTDIDLSKFNCFQTLQHGIHFALAQKGKSIV; the protein is encoded by the coding sequence ATTTTGGAAAAGCCATCAAAAAAAGTTGCAGGTCTGGAGTTCGACTGGAATACAGCAGAAGGTTTATTTTCTTTTGAAGGAGAAGACGCTGTCCTTTTCTGGATTACCTCCGCTATGAAAGAGTTTTTCGATGCTATTGAAGAAGTTTCCGGAGAAGAAGCAGCACGGGTAGTGCTGGAAACGACGGGATTCCGCCAGGGGCTTGTAGTAGGTAAATATTTTACAGATATGAATGTTAGTGCAGCTGAAGCTTCAAAATTAATTACATCTACATATGCGGCAGCTGGGTGGGGACTTGCAGAAATTCATTACTTGAAAGAAGAAGAAGCGACTCTGGAGGTCCATTTAAAGAACAGCTGGGAATATAAGATTAACGTCGCTCAGAACAAGGAGCAGGGCGGCAATTTTCTTCCGGCTCATTATGCAGGAATTTTTACGGGACTCTTTGGACGAAACGTCTGGTATGAAGTTCTTCACTATCAGATCGAAGGATTTGAAGAAAGTGTTATACGTTATTTCCCATCAAGTGAAAACGTGGAAAAAAATATACACCAGCTTGCCCGAACGAATGAAGAGAAGCAGATACAGCAGCTGGAGCGGCTTGTACAGGAACAGACGGGGGAATTGAATGCACTCGTAAAAGAGCTGTCTTCTCCTATCATTCCGGTACTGGAAGGCATTGTAGTGATTCCACTCCTTGGAGCATACGATGAAGAGCGCACGGAAGAGCTGCTGCACAAAACGTTGGAAAACCTGCCTGCTTATAAGGCGAAGTATGTAGTACTTGATTTAACTGGATTGAATGATAATTTCACTGTTCATGCAGCAAGTTTAATTGAAAAATTGGGTGGAGCTGCTTCCTTAATAGGTACAGACACTATACTGGTCGGAATTTCTCCGAAAGTAGGCATGACCATTAACAGCACGGACATTGATTTATCCAAATTTAATTGTTTCCAGACACTTCAGCACGGGATCCACTTTGCTCTTGCGCAGAAAGGCAAAAGTATCGTTTAA
- the trxB gene encoding thioredoxin-disulfide reductase produces the protein MEKVVILGTGPAGLTAAVYLARANMEPLVIEGPEPGGQLTLTTEVENFPGFPDGIMGPELMDNMKKQAERFGATFKRGWVTEVEIEERPFTLHISGMDDIKTEALIISTGASAKMLQIPGEKENIGKGVSTCATCDGFFFRGKKVIIVGGGDSAMEEATFLTKFADEVQIVHRRDELRASKIMQDRARDNKKITWALNKTPVEMMSDGMKISGLKVQDNETGEEQILESDGIFVAIGHNPNTKFLKGKLNMDEKGYLLVEPGTTDTNVPGVFACGDVQDQKYRQAITAAGTGCMAAMDSERFLEGEAVLDWSQNL, from the coding sequence ATGGAAAAAGTAGTGATTTTAGGTACTGGGCCGGCTGGACTGACTGCGGCCGTGTATTTAGCACGAGCCAACATGGAACCACTCGTTATTGAAGGACCGGAACCGGGCGGCCAGCTCACCTTAACGACAGAAGTAGAAAACTTCCCCGGCTTCCCGGACGGTATTATGGGGCCGGAACTAATGGATAATATGAAGAAGCAGGCAGAACGTTTCGGTGCTACTTTTAAAAGAGGATGGGTAACAGAAGTAGAGATAGAAGAACGCCCTTTTACGCTCCATATTAGTGGAATGGATGATATAAAAACCGAGGCTCTTATCATTTCCACCGGTGCATCCGCAAAAATGCTGCAAATACCCGGTGAGAAAGAAAACATCGGTAAAGGAGTCAGCACCTGTGCTACCTGTGACGGTTTCTTCTTCAGGGGTAAAAAAGTAATTATTGTCGGCGGAGGAGATTCTGCTATGGAAGAAGCAACGTTCCTCACAAAATTTGCGGATGAAGTCCAAATTGTTCACCGCCGGGATGAACTGAGAGCGTCCAAAATAATGCAGGACAGGGCGCGCGATAATAAAAAGATTACCTGGGCGCTTAACAAAACCCCGGTTGAAATGATGTCAGACGGAATGAAAATATCCGGTTTAAAAGTACAGGACAACGAAACAGGCGAAGAACAAATTCTCGAATCAGATGGAATTTTTGTCGCTATCGGTCATAATCCAAATACTAAGTTTCTTAAAGGAAAATTAAATATGGATGAAAAAGGCTACCTCCTTGTCGAACCGGGCACGACGGATACCAATGTCCCGGGCGTGTTTGCTTGTGGTGATGTCCAGGATCAGAAGTACCGTCAGGCAATTACGGCTGCCGGCACAGGATGTATGGCAGCGATGGACTCTGAACGATTCCTTGAAGGGGAAGCAGTTCTCGACTGGAGCCAGAATTTATAA
- a CDS encoding dimethylarginine dimethylaminohydrolase family protein, with amino-acid sequence MKVQQIIVKKPAASFAQGLTTANLGTPDYSKVLEQHRAYVEVMEEAGVMVHQLASDNDYPDDVFVEDPAVVTSKFALITRPGADSRRGETEAVEAALKDYHRRMYTISEPGTLEGGDVLHVEDHFYIGLSTRTNKSGAEQFEAILQKEGYGATIIPLKEFFHLKTGIAYLGDNTVLTAGEFIDHDVFKKYKQITVSQEEEYAANCIRVNEVVIVPEGFPETKRKIEEAGFMTREAAVSEFRKQDGGLSCLSLRF; translated from the coding sequence ATGAAAGTGCAGCAAATCATTGTGAAAAAACCAGCAGCTTCTTTTGCACAAGGGCTGACGACAGCAAATCTAGGGACCCCGGATTATAGTAAAGTACTTGAGCAGCACCGCGCTTATGTAGAGGTAATGGAAGAAGCTGGAGTGATGGTGCACCAGCTTGCTTCAGATAATGACTATCCGGACGACGTTTTCGTGGAAGATCCTGCTGTTGTGACAAGTAAGTTTGCCCTGATTACACGCCCAGGCGCTGATTCAAGACGCGGAGAAACTGAAGCCGTAGAAGCGGCACTTAAAGATTACCACCGAAGAATGTATACGATCAGTGAACCCGGAACGCTCGAAGGAGGCGATGTTCTGCACGTGGAAGATCACTTTTATATAGGGCTGTCCACCCGCACTAACAAATCAGGAGCAGAGCAGTTCGAAGCTATTCTTCAAAAAGAAGGGTATGGTGCCACCATTATTCCTCTTAAAGAATTTTTTCACTTAAAAACCGGCATTGCCTATCTCGGTGACAATACTGTTCTTACTGCCGGCGAATTTATTGATCATGACGTTTTTAAAAAATATAAGCAGATTACCGTTTCACAGGAAGAAGAATATGCAGCGAATTGCATACGTGTAAACGAAGTTGTTATTGTACCAGAGGGATTTCCGGAAACAAAACGAAAAATAGAAGAAGCAGGGTTTATGACGAGGGAGGCAGCAGTGAGCGAATTCCGGAAGCAGGATGGAGGATTAAGCTGTTTATCTCTTCGATTTTAA